The DNA sequence CGTGGGTACCCGATTGAGGGAGCATTCGTTcgtcttcctttttatttttcggCGACCAAGCGTCGGTGCCCCAATGTCGCTCCGCGCAATTTAACGCCGACCAAAGGAGACAGGGTGCGGCTTTCCTGCAGGCGTCCGCGACGAATCTTTGTAGTAGTGTGGGAAGATTCTAAGCTTTCAattaacaaataaaaataaatgtccaATTCCATTGTGTTTTGGAATCAATAGTCGCTATTAGTAAATGAGAATATTCCTCGAATAGTTTCCCAATATATTATATCGTAAACTGCGCATGATCGAACAGTAAACTGAAGCAAATTCACGATAAATTAATCCGCCTGCTATATAAAAACATAATAAAGCATGAAAGTCAACGTAGCGGAGAACTTTGTACGTTACCCAGGGAGTTGGGCTCTTCCAGCTCAGCCGCACTCACTGAGAGGTTCCGAGTATGCGAACAAATTGCTTATTTGTTCCTAATGTTCGATTTGCGCCTTTAGTGAACAACGCTTCATAACACGCACTGTAATGACAGAAACATGATAACGTTGTGAATACACTGGGATGCGAACATCGTTTTACGTTAACAATGAAAACGGCTGATCGGTATTCAAAAGATATTCGATATTCGTCTCGATTTCGCTTCTGGCGCTATTCGATTGCTTTCGATTTCGTCTCAAAAAGAACCATTCGCACACCCTTAAAGAAGTGTGTCGTCGCTGCGCTAAAACGGCAAAAGCTCACTCTAAGCAGCGAAAATAACACCCCTTCACATAAGTGTGAAGCTTCACAGAAGCTAATGAAAACAAAGGGAGCAACAACAACTTCCATTGTGGGCCACAGCTGCTTGTCCCGCATTCGTATCTATATTTCTCTAGAGTTCTCGTTTTCACCACTGCAGCGTGCTTAACttccaatggggggggggggggggagtggggggggggttCAGGAGCTCTCCCGAATGGGGTTGAATAGCGGCAATCGTTTACTCCCGCGAACACAGTTGCTAGAAATATACACTTTCGCTGTGAGAGTGCAAAATCCATTTGAGCCACCCTCACTCTTCTTTTTTCCCCTGATTCAGCGGATAATATAGCTCCATTCTATGAAAGGGATGGAAATGGCTTAAGGACTGCTAGGAATAATCCCTTGCCAAGGATCTCAGTGAAACAAGAGGTTGCGCAGCAAAGCATGAAACACGCTTAGACTATCGGCTTGAAGCGCGCTTTCTGTCTTTATGGCCCCCCTGGCGGTTCTTGAGAGATGGTGCTAATCTCCAGAAGTCGCCGATACGTAGGGAACGGAGAAGCACTACTACTGTGCTTGCTGATGTGGGGAGCAAAACGCTCTGGGCAAATTGCACTCTTCGAGCCACAAAGCAAACGCTCAACGCCAGGTGTCCCACATTGACATTGCCCGGGGTACTGGCCCGAATCAGATAACTTAATTGCTCGTTGCCTCATGTTCCCGCATTCGTTACTTGTGTATGCCGTTCGCGTGCGTTCTACGTACGAAAGTCGCatttcatgcataactcttgtcatCTGTAGTATGTATGCTATAGACGTACGATTGAGAAAACATCTCTAGCTTCGATTACAGAatgtctctctatctctctctctcttccaatgCCGCACCATTTTCACTGTTAGGTTTGCTAAAGACTTTCGCGCGCACTGATGTAATCCCGGATCATCGAATGACTGAAAACTTGGTTATGTGAGCACTCCACTCAAACCAACACCGCCTTATagacttcattttttcttttacttggcGCCCGTTGTCGCCCTTTCCTAACCACTTACCCAATTACGGTGAACTGTCATAACCTTATCGAACCGTTTAGTCACTTTCTCTAGTGAACAAAACGCTCGTGTCCAAATCAGTTCTGCAGCAAATCCACAAGGAGGCGGAAGCTTCGAGAAAAGGGAGATGATGTCATCCACGCGAAAGCATAGCACGAAACTAAACAGGAAGCACGCGCGGGcttctgaggaaaaaaaaatgttttccagtTGAAGAAAAAGATTGTCTTGATTTGGGGATCAAACCGGGACTTACGCTTTTCCGAATCAGTCACTCTGTACCATCCGAGCTCATCAAGAGGCTATATAGCAGATCGCAGGGCGAATCCTAATTAATCGACAACCTTAATGCAGGGACGTTGAGCATGGCAAATCAGCTCCGCGGAAATCGGCATGGTCGAGAAAGCCTCATGAAAGGGAAGACTTGTCGTACGCCAGGCAGTAGGATGAAACCACTAAGGAAACTCTAAAGGTTTCCTTCGTGACTCGGAGCTGAATTCGGGTAGATAaacattcttttttcctttaAAACAAACTGTTCCCTGCTCTATTCATCACATGATCTGCCAGGCTCCGCGTCTTCCTTATCCCAACTACGATATTATCAGCGCGCGTTCGCCTTCTAATCCAGTTGTTACGAAATTAAGAAACGCGCTACGCCATTATACATTAAAACCAAAACACGAAACGAACATTCGCCCTCTAATTCCCCAAACAATCATTCACTTTTCGCCGATACCACCTGCCCGCACGGGAGGGCACTCGAACCATTAAATCGGGCAGATCCTGCGTACTTCCGGGTGCACTTTCTTAGTGCCTACTTGCCTCGAGGCTGGCTCTAAGGTCACCAACCACGAACAAGAGGCTTTAATTTAAGGATCTTGGAAAGTAAAgattccttgtttttcttttttttttcttcgttttctctTTCGTTAGCGGCGTAAAAACAGAGTACCGAGCGGACGGGCGGGGGACCTCCGGGGCTTTTCCCGGCCACGTCGGACAGCAAGGGTAGCGGGAGTCCCTCTCGAAACAATTGCCGCACGCGACGATCCGCGGCACGGAACAGGCGCGCACTCTTTTGTTCTCCGGCGTCGCCTCGACTGTTCGAAGCCCTCGCGAGAGTCGTCGTGGCGGTCAATGAGACGCCATCGACAAAAGCAGCTGGGGCGGGGCGCTCTGCGCACCTGCCCTTCATTACGGAGAGCGTttcttttcgtttgtttgttcgtttgtttgtccGAGCCGAGGCTATTGTTTTGCCGGCTACACAGAGCCGGTATGGCGGAAGTGACAAACATTTTGCGGCTTAAACGTCGGACGTTGACGAACGTTATTAGCGAAGACACATGCGGTTTTCCGCTGTAGGCTCAAAAGTGGCACGCGAACTGGCAGGGGTGCTTTGAGCTGGACGGAAGCAGCGTGTAGCTCATGCCTTGTGCTGTCCCCTGCCGCAGGATTGCACTATGTGGATTCAGTGGCGAGGATGCTAATGATCGGTCATTTAATTAATTCGTCTGcccgtcggtcggtcggtcggtcggtcggtcggtcggtcgcggtcggtcggtcggtcggtcactGACGGGCGGATGGTCGGACGCATGAACGGACGGGTGGATGGGCGGATAAAAGCACGAACCGAAGACTGTAAGAAAATTTCACCCGCCGATATTACAATAAATAATCGTGTAATCGTCTAAGCACAACCGCTTAGCGCTCACATGCTTCTGAATGCGAAGCACAGACAGTTTTCGCCTAAAGCTGAACATTTTCTGCTGACATCAGGGCATATGAAATCTTACAACTTTAAATTGACAGGGCGGCACTACCAGAAAATAACATAAATGCAATAAATCAATCTCGAGCGCATCGCTTCGATAACATGAAATagatttcttctctctttttttactaCAGCCAAATGCTTTGGTATTTGatctaagaagaaaaaaagaaagaactgcttgAAAAAAAGTAATCACGTTACAGAAACAAAAGACAGCAGGTggctttttctctttcttattcCGTTTCATACATGGCTCTCAACGCTACGAAGGGTTGAAAGAGCTCTCTGACTGCTCGCATCCGCGACCAGAAATAATGTGCCACATAATAACCAAAGATACTGGCATGCGTCATGTACCTTGACATAACATTAGGTCTCATACTATTATGCCGGAAAACATTATGTAAGCAGTTCATGGAAAGCGTCGCAGATCTGAACTTATCTGCCACAGAACGCGGAGGGATACGTTGCTGCCTAGAGCGACCACAGCGCACCTCCTGCGCTCGCGACCAAAATGTAGTACGTGCACACTGGAAGCAGAAAGGTTCACAAGTAATGCATAATTCGACGTGAGCTTACGTCCACAAGTTGTGATAGCAGTATGTGAAGTAATTTATTCCGTAGATGGAGTCGCAAATCGACAACGATTGCACCACGAAAGTCGCGGAGCTATACTGCTATGACCGGACTACTTGCCTTACTTCGGCAGAGTTGCTATTCTAAGCAGGAAACGTAGTAAAAATAGCATCGAAATACGAACCAACGCATACAGAGGAGAACACGCTGATAATTATGGCTTCAGCGCATCGGCGAGGTAAGGATAGGGAACCTCCGGAGACTCGAAGAATGGTTTTTTGAAGCCTTTGTCTTCCAGGAACAAAAGCTCTGGGGAGCCATCCAAACATGTTAAAAATGTCCTTTCTAGAGAAACTGGGAAATTActgacaaaaagaaatgaaaaaaaagcaacaaaagtcgCTGTCACGATATGAGTAGGCAAAAGCACTAAAGAACAATGGATCCTCCAAAGTTAGCAGTCACGTATTAGAGAAGTATTTTCCGCAGATtcggaaaaagaaatatttacgaGAACTGCCAGGTCAGATCCGAACGCAAGAATAAGAAATCTCCTTTCTGTGGCCTTTATAAGTGATGAACACGTGGGCGTTTAGTCCCCACGATTTTCATAGAAGAGCGTTTCTTCAGGGTGAGTGTGCATTGGATAGGCTGGTACCTGACCTTAAACCGGCATTTTATCGAACCAATATGCTAAGGTCCTCCCGTTAGTTCGGTCAGTAATATAAAGAATCACTCAGTTACTGAAAATAGTTCGTTCGATAATTTCGTTTAAATGTTCGCTTTAGTTCCCCGAACGTTGCAATCGCAGAGATGAAGCCAAGTTATAACCAAGTCCTATCCCTGAGCAGAAGTTCAGAGACTAGCaccaccactttcgagatatcagTTCTCAAAGTACGCTACGACgtgcgttggcgttccagttaacagTTTCCCGAAAGTACCTCTACAACAGCTGGGACGTTCGTGCAACGCTACCTGCCACGTCAATGCACATTTTGGCAATTTTCGGGCGGACGAATACCTTGAAAGAGGTGCAAGTAATGTGATTTCTGCTACGCAACGCTAGTGCACGGCTTCGATAACGCAAATTAAACAAGGTAATCAATAATTAAAAAAACCTAATCAGTGAATCTCTTTATTCATCTACCTTTGTGATTTCATATGCAGATGATTTCCGCCTGTTCCGAAAATCTACTTGAAGTGCAAGCGGAACAGCGCTATCCTTCGCCGATGATTCGAAACAACACTTGTGGGCGGGGAGGGGCATATTCGCAGTTGGTTGCTTTAGAGTGAGGCGCATTGTTCGCCGTGTTGGCATTTGTGAGAGTGTAGGCAAAGCGGGTGTTGTATGGAGCGGTAGAAGTTTGAGGTGGAGgaacgtgtttgtttgaagctgTCGCCGTAACAACGGCTTCTTAGCGTGTTAAAGGTTTGTGGATAGGTTCGTCGAGCGAGTCTGTAGTGTTCGCTGGAGTGGCGAGCCTGCACGACTGCTCGGGCGGCCGGAGTTACTGCCGATACCAGAAAACGAATAGTTCACGACGTGCTCCTTCAAATCCTCGTGTAGGTGCTTCGCACACTGGTCACATTGGTCTTCTTCATTGATATAGTAACAATACGGGGTCGTTGGTCAATGTATAGCAGTAACTGATTCGCCTATTACGTACACGCGTAATCTACGAATCCAAGTTAACTTTCTCTTAAGTGTCCATCTAGGAATGTGCTCTATATGGTATCGCTGATACTTTCTCCTTTCCCATtgccccggtgtagggtagccgaccggacgttattctgcttaacctccctgccttctgcttttctcgttcctcctcctccgcctcagCATCCTCGCGAGATAGTATTTTCTCATGGTGCCCATATCAATCCATTCGAACCTTAGATCGGCAATGCTCGTTCTCTCTCCCTCAAGTGCAGCCGGACATCCGGGGACCTGGAGCCATGCGCGTCGCCTTGGCAGCGTTGGCGGTGATCGTTGCCATGCAACTGGCACCGTCAGTCCAAGCCAAGAAGCCGAAATGCAAGGTGCTCCATAATGTGATGCACGTCAATTGGAAGAAGGTATGGACGGGTGAACAGTACAGAGGTCAGGCATGCTGTTAGCAGAACCATCTTTTCATTTGTCATAAAtacatattcatatttattacattttctttacatTACTTCTATTACTGTATCGTTAGGCTTCATATTTCTGTAAAACACACTGTATTTTTCATTGTTCTTAATATGCAGAAGAGCCAAATTTTTGTTACAGATAACTAGATATTCCTGCTTATGATTATTTATTCTGATATTACTGTATAACGCTGTTTGTAATATATATCTAATTGTCTTCTATTTATTTGCACTTGATCCCTACGAATTGTATTTCTTgacgcgttttttttctttcgttttgtttgtttgttcgcccTCTACTTGCTGCTCTAATACTCTTATGCACCCACTAatgataggaggtccccctggcagTTTCTCACTCTGGGACCTCCTGGTGCTGTATATAATATGTAAGCCCGTTTCTTGTACACGCAAtaacaataaacttgaacttgaacttgaacttgcgCTAGTTACTTGTCGCGCGCTTTGCTCTGAATCGAACTACTTTAACGATTAAGTAAGTGTACGCACTACGCTGTCGCTTGTAAGGGGTCGTTCGCCGACTCTGCCGTACGTCTGATATGCATGCACTTGCAAGCCAAGATTTTCAGCGCGCAATGTGATTAATTTCATCCTATAGGCGGTTGGTGAAAGCCTTTGATTAATTCATTTTTTCCCCTCTCATAATGGTCTGTCATTcaattgttttttctttctttttatttttgtttagggCAAACATTTTTAGATGCTAAGCTCTTCAGTAGCAATACTTTTCATTTTGTaatgttttatttctttaacaCCACTTGCTCTACCGCTACTGCTGCCATTTGTCACCATTTGCGGGACTCGGCTAGCACGCGCGAAACTTTAACGCGGCCAAAGTGGTAGTTGTAACAGTAGATCGTCATATGCTAAAGCTATACAAATATCACTGAGTAAGAAAGCGTGGCTAGTCTCGCAGGACACTGCAACGTAGGGCATTTGCGTTGCATTTGCAGTTCGCGCGAAAGGAGTGGCTGGAAGTGCTTCACTCTCGCGACCGCTTTACGGCGTGCTTGTCGAGGGCGTACTTTCCCAAGGCGGGAATGGTGCACTATCGCAAGAAAAAAGGGTAAActtggcttttttctttttttgttttgatcaCTGTCGCCGCCTGATAACTTTGCCTTTTAATGCACGAGCACCAATTTACGCGAAACCCATTTCTGAAGAAATATTATGAAACTTTGAGAAAAAATGTGCGTCCTTTGGGAGCTTACCTCGCCCCCAACCATCGTCACCTATCTCGCGCGAACCCACCTTCTTTAACCCTGCGCTCCCGGAAATTTCGGGCCACGAACGACTTGCAGTTCTGTCAGCGTGTCATAATTGTAGTATCGTTACAGACAACGGAAAAACTTTTTATTGGAATGACGAGGTGTATACAGAAACGGAAGGCACTCGTTATGTTTTGTGAAATTAGCTCTACCTCCTGAGAACCACTAGATCTGCAGCAAGCGTACTATAATTCCTATGCGTTCTCCTTCGAATCAACATCGAGCGTTAAGTTTGCATTTCTCATTTCTTTAATGCGTTGGCTTTGATTGGCAAGCTGTAGCCTTTTCTGTGTCGACACTTCTGTAGTGTTGCCCACCCAGCTTCGCTGATCTGCCTGCCGGCCAACCAGCACAGCGTGCTTAGGTATGGCAGTGAATGTGTGTCCTTTGAAGAGGCAGTAGAAAAGTATTATTCTCGTACTATTATCACCACCGTCTCACCAACGCATATCATGATAATAAACTTccctgccattttctttttcatttatccTGCCACCTGCTCCGATGGAGCATTTCTCTCCCCGATCCCCTTCCCAATGCAAAGCGATGCAACGCAATTCGTATATGTAGGTTGCTGCAAtgtgaaataatttacaccctatcatgaataagggtgtaaatgcCTCTATAACTCATACCCCTGCACCCTTTTGAAGGGTGTACATTATTTTACAATTTACACATATAGGTGGTCACACATAGGTTGACTGAGTTATCTACAGTAAGTTATGGAGATTTCGCTCTCTCCTTCCGTCGCAACAAAGCGTTTCCGACAAGAACGCATCGAGCGCAGGCTGGTTAATTGAGAAAGTGCACGAAAAGCTGACGACGATTACTGTTAGAGGACAAAGTAAATCCCGTAGGCGTAAAAGAAGTTTCCAGACTGTGGATGTGGTTCATCTGACGCGATGTTCGTGTACACGCATGCCACGCATGCAGTGTAGCCTCGAAATCACGCTCATCGCACCACGAGGCACCTGCCGCATTTTACGAACCCGTTCGCCTCTGGCAAATTGATATCACTGCGCCATCAAGCGTTGAGTTGAGAggacgtaataataataataatatttggggttttacgtgccaaaaccactttctgattatgaggcacgccgtaatggaggactccggaaattttgaccacctggggttctttaacgtgcacctaaatctaagcacacgggtgttttcgcatttcgcccccatcgaaatgcggccgccgtggccgggattcgatcccgcgacctcgtgctcagcagcccaacaccatagccactgagcaaccacggcgggtttgagaGGACGTAACTACTGTACGCGCGATTTGCTTGCAAATGCCGCCTAGGTACCGCCAGCAGGGCCAGATGGCGTTACCATTTGTATACACAGTCGTGCTCATGCTTAGGCATAACAATTATTTAGCATCCAGCATTAGGTGAGCTTCAGTATTTATTCTACTACACGTGATCGAGAGGCTGGTAAAACGGTAGATAAGAGTCAAGTTGAAAGATTTCAAAAGTAAATAGGCGATGTTAACCCTAAAAGAAGATATAGTACACCAATGATGTACGGATATAATTTGGGAAGTGGCCAAAGAGTATGAGTGGAGGAGAAAGTAGCAAGGAAATGAACGCTGATAATACACAAAGATGACTAAAACTCCATACTAGTCGACAAACAGTGATAGGCCGTAACCGCATAGGCTGCGCCTGTAGAAAATCCACATATTTCGAAGCAAGAAATTGCAGTTTCCCTCACAGTGCCGAGCAGTGATTCGATAAGTGGCGCAAAACGCTATGTACGCAGTATGCCTTGCACGTCCTCGCTTGGTAGCTGTTGGAGTAAACGGCGGCAGATGTGCGCGAACAATATACTTTCGATCACAAAAAACAACTTCTCAATAACTTGTCAAAAAACTTGTGTGTTCTTCATGTCGCCCTGGTTTGCGGAGGTTGTGCTCCCTGGTGCTAGGCGAGTGGAAGAACAcagcttcattttttctttattttttttttctggtatcaTGTTTATCGCTTCGCATCGCTGGCGCCGTTTAAATTCGTTCATATCTGTGCCGCTTTATAGGAGGTCAACTGTAATACAGAGCGTGGCGTCAAGCATTCGTAGCTCTCTCGCTAAAATATCATTTTCTGCTTAGCTTCGCAGCAAGCGCATTATTTTGCACAGCAAGAAAGTAATATCGGCGAGTGTTGGACTCAGCTAAGCGGCGGCAAAGTCGTGGGTGAAGGTTTGAACAGTGCCTGTTGAAATTTTATGGCAGACCGAAGGCAAAGGGAGAGAGGTCGAAGCATCCGTTCAAAGTCCACCAAGGCGACATATTTATCTACAGAGACGGTGAGTTGAATTTGTACCACCTTCACGCTGAATCAAAGACCAGGGCCAGATcatcgtagaaaaaaaaagaaggaaagctggGTTACTTGTTTGCAGCAGTCAAAGCAGGAGAGATCGAATGCGTTTCTGTCGTTCACCTCTGTGAGCAGCGCTAACCGACCCCGTACGAAATAAAGTTTAGAGAAACCAGAAccttggtttaaaaaaaaaaaacatcactacGAAGCGCTGCCGAAGCGTCTGGCTGACCGACGCTTCTTTATCGATACATAACCATTGCCGTCGCGTGAGTAAAATTTCAAGGTTTACTGAAATCGAAGAATTTCTATTTGTATGCTTTAAGGCCCATGTCAAATCGAGAACACTAAGGAATGATGTTATCGAGGTCAATTTGAAGAGATGAAGGGCCAGCAGCATCAGGGTATCTTTCTATAAACCACGCAGTATTCTGCGAACAAACTCAGCTATTAAGATGGCACTGCATGCAATTAACATAAAAAAGGAAGCAGTAGAGAAGCCAATTTAAAGCGGAGCTTTGTGGTACTCCCGGAACAACTGGAACGTCAGGGGAGTGAGACTCGCTTACAGTCACGTGTTTGATGCGGTTCGAAATAGATTCGTCGCATCAAGTTCAAAATAAAAGGATCAATGATGCGGCGACCGTGTTTCAGTATAGGAGTGGGTGGTCAATACAGACCAAGCTCAACGAAATCTTCGGCTGCATAATTTCGTACAGTGTATACATAAAGAAAACTCGGTGTGAAA is a window from the Dermacentor variabilis isolate Ectoservices chromosome 3, ASM5094787v1, whole genome shotgun sequence genome containing:
- the LOC142575519 gene encoding uncharacterized protein LOC142575519 isoform X1 translates to MNTWAFSPHDFHRRAFLQVQPDIRGPGAMRVALAALAVIVAMQLAPSVQAKKPKCKVLHNVMHVNWKKFARKEWLEVLHSRDRFTACLSRAYFPKAGMVHYRKKKGPKAKGERSKHPFKVHQGDIFIYRDEQQFEQLIASDSQTWALIYHCWPDASGAHFVLLVTRKHGCLEGRVVAKAMKALRKTGYKKKISWKRSGCLPQGSGDLGSDNKIYINVTMLPLEIEGTL
- the LOC142575519 gene encoding uncharacterized protein LOC142575519 isoform X2, which codes for MHILAIFGRTNTLKEPDIRGPGAMRVALAALAVIVAMQLAPSVQAKKPKCKVLHNVMHVNWKKFARKEWLEVLHSRDRFTACLSRAYFPKAGMVHYRKKKGPKAKGERSKHPFKVHQGDIFIYRDEQQFEQLIASDSQTWALIYHCWPDASGAHFVLLVTRKHGCLEGRVVAKAMKALRKTGYKKKISWKRSGCLPQGSGDLGSDNKIYINVTMLPLEIEGTL
- the LOC142575519 gene encoding uncharacterized protein LOC142575519 isoform X3, giving the protein MRVALAALAVIVAMQLAPSVQAKKPKCKVLHNVMHVNWKKFARKEWLEVLHSRDRFTACLSRAYFPKAGMVHYRKKKGPKAKGERSKHPFKVHQGDIFIYRDEQQFEQLIASDSQTWALIYHCWPDASGAHFVLLVTRKHGCLEGRVVAKAMKALRKTGYKKKISWKRSGCLPQGSGDLGSDNKIYINVTMLPLEIEGTL